A section of the Cydia splendana chromosome 1, ilCydSple1.2, whole genome shotgun sequence genome encodes:
- the LOC134792081 gene encoding uncharacterized protein LOC134792081 isoform X2: MDELPESIASGSNGGGQLEPLDYLRGVESSTCLLLTPSPTPLDFKHPLSEEMNEGPFITLSDEPIVNLQNLANCDASGGDSCSSGDSNSVVQDPVSAQLINNISMMDYQTLSKNVDLVIGEVEDCKTNGSLNFGNRKLPNFVNWNWCIIRKVMLWVVLSGLVACLGAIIGMVISIPKVCDPDLPWYQGKVFYEVFPASFKDSNNDDRGDLKGVIMKLDYIQNLNVAAIRLNYIYQANGYPEHYYNVTSLKNIDSSIGDLADFEHLVTEVHNRNMSIILDIPVWSLAYPHSSSSHNATQLRYSDPTSDAIDFWSRKYNVDGFYLKNLERYVSDNDLGQTLKLWKQIIGFDKILIASEEAYNKAKGDNLNVLLSRIDLIDVHLDLGRGINELKDKIKSVINGPLWAKPHYPWVLWNIGNIDSPRVATENDKNALALAVLELILPGTVSIFYGDEIGLGDMPHYEAEQDYHEYENVRNLVQMKFSNNGNEDNNIMQKHVQWNPESGLQPKYDFLHIIKQLVKLRLRTPTIYLRSFFKDGNVLKNMEIRNVTDEAEQNLLIIERWYPRRNTCVFVANLGNSSITTDLTTMYYGGTVISGINSSLIGQVMYFDRVTFPPNSAIVLKLEK; this comes from the exons ATGGATGAATTGCCGGAGAGCATTGCAAGCGGTAGTAATGGCGGTGGCCAGCTGGAACCCTTGGATTACTTGCGCGGCGTGGAGTCGTCGACGTGCCTGCTACTGACGCCGAGTCCGACGCCGCTGGATTTTAAGCATCCCCTGTCCGAGGAAATGAATGAAGGGCCTTTTATAACGCTCAGTGATGAACCTATTGTAAACCTGCAGAATCTGGCCAACTGTG ATGCTTCGGGAGGTGACTCCTGCTCCTCAGGAGACTCGAACTCTGTAGTTCAAGACCCAGTCAGCGCACAGCTAATCAACAACATCAGCATGATGGATTATCAGACACTAAGCAAAAATGTAGACCTGGTTATTGGCGAG GTTGAGGATTGCAAAACTAACGGAAGCCTCAACTTTGGCAACAGAAAATTGCCAAATTTTGTGAACTGGAATTGGTGCATTATTCGTAAAGTAATGCTTTGGGTGGTCCTGTCGGGCCTTGTGGCTTGCTTGGGTGCAATTATTGGTATGGTGATCTCTATCCCCAAGGTGTGTGACCCTGATCTTCCATGGTACCAAGGAAAAGTGTTTTACGAAGTTTTCCCTGCTAGCTTTAAAGATTCAAACAATGATGACAGAGGTGATTTGAAAGGAGTTATTATGAAACTGGATTACATACAAAATCTTAATGTAGCTGCTATAAGATTAAATTACATATACCAGGCTAATGGTTATCCTGAGCACTATTACAATGTAACATCTCTAAAGAATATTGACAGTAGCATTGGAGACTTGGCAGATTTTGAACACCTAGTAACTGAAGTACATAATAGAAATATGTCTATCATCCTCGATATACCTGTGTGGTCACTGGCTTACCCtcattcttcttcaagtcataATGCTACTCAACTAAGATATTCAGATCCCACATCTGATGCCATTGACTTTTGGTCTCGAAAATATAATGTTGAtggattttatttgaaaaatttaGAAAGATATGTCAGTGACAATGACTTAGGTCAAACGCTAAAATTGTGGAAGCAAATTATTGGTTTTGACAAGATACTGATTGCCAGTGAAGAGGCTTATAATAAAGCTAAAGGTGATAATTTAAATGTCTTGTTGTCTAGAATCGATCTAATTGATGTGCACTTAGACCTCGGAAGAGGTATAAATGAGTTGAAAGATAAAattaaaagtgttataaatggGCCCCTGTGGGCTAAACCGCACTATCCTTGGGTACTTTGGAACATAGGTAATATTGATAGTCCAAGAGTCGCTACTGAAAACGATAAAAATGCTTTGGCACTCGCAGTACTCGAATTAATCTTGCCTGGCACAGTAAGCATTTTTTATGGAGATGAAATTGGTCTTGGGGATATGCCACATTACGAGGCGGAACAGGATTACCACGAGTACGAAAATGTGCGTAATTTGGTACAGATGAAATTCTCGAATAACGGAAATGaagataataatattatgcaAAAACACGTGCAATGGAACCCTGAGTCAGGTTTACAACCGAAATACGATTTCttacatataataaaacaattagTTAAATTGAGATTAAGGACGCCGACAATTTATTTAAGGTCCTTTTTCAAAGATGGCAATGTATTGAAGAACATGGAAATTCGTAATGTAACAGATGAAGCTGAGCAAAACCTTTTGATAATCGAAAGATGGTATCCACGGAGGAATACGtgcgtttttgttgccaatcttGGCAACAGCTCCATTACCACTGACTTGACCACGATGTACTACGGGGGCACCGTTATATCTGGCATCAACAGCTCATTGATAGGACAAGTTATGTACTTTGACCGGGTAACGTTTCCACCGAATTCTGCCATTGTCTTGAAGCTCGAAAAGTAA
- the LOC134792081 gene encoding uncharacterized protein LOC134792081 isoform X1, with the protein MDELPESIASGSNGGGQLEPLDYLRGVESSTCLLLTPSPTPLDFKHPLSEEMNEGPFITLSDEPIVNLQNLANCDASGGDSCSSGDSNSVVQDPVSAQLINNISMMDYQTLSKNVDLVIGECLSFQVEDCKTNGSLNFGNRKLPNFVNWNWCIIRKVMLWVVLSGLVACLGAIIGMVISIPKVCDPDLPWYQGKVFYEVFPASFKDSNNDDRGDLKGVIMKLDYIQNLNVAAIRLNYIYQANGYPEHYYNVTSLKNIDSSIGDLADFEHLVTEVHNRNMSIILDIPVWSLAYPHSSSSHNATQLRYSDPTSDAIDFWSRKYNVDGFYLKNLERYVSDNDLGQTLKLWKQIIGFDKILIASEEAYNKAKGDNLNVLLSRIDLIDVHLDLGRGINELKDKIKSVINGPLWAKPHYPWVLWNIGNIDSPRVATENDKNALALAVLELILPGTVSIFYGDEIGLGDMPHYEAEQDYHEYENVRNLVQMKFSNNGNEDNNIMQKHVQWNPESGLQPKYDFLHIIKQLVKLRLRTPTIYLRSFFKDGNVLKNMEIRNVTDEAEQNLLIIERWYPRRNTCVFVANLGNSSITTDLTTMYYGGTVISGINSSLIGQVMYFDRVTFPPNSAIVLKLEK; encoded by the exons ATGGATGAATTGCCGGAGAGCATTGCAAGCGGTAGTAATGGCGGTGGCCAGCTGGAACCCTTGGATTACTTGCGCGGCGTGGAGTCGTCGACGTGCCTGCTACTGACGCCGAGTCCGACGCCGCTGGATTTTAAGCATCCCCTGTCCGAGGAAATGAATGAAGGGCCTTTTATAACGCTCAGTGATGAACCTATTGTAAACCTGCAGAATCTGGCCAACTGTG ATGCTTCGGGAGGTGACTCCTGCTCCTCAGGAGACTCGAACTCTGTAGTTCAAGACCCAGTCAGCGCACAGCTAATCAACAACATCAGCATGATGGATTATCAGACACTAAGCAAAAATGTAGACCTGGTTATTGGCGAG tGCTTATCATTTCAGGTTGAGGATTGCAAAACTAACGGAAGCCTCAACTTTGGCAACAGAAAATTGCCAAATTTTGTGAACTGGAATTGGTGCATTATTCGTAAAGTAATGCTTTGGGTGGTCCTGTCGGGCCTTGTGGCTTGCTTGGGTGCAATTATTGGTATGGTGATCTCTATCCCCAAGGTGTGTGACCCTGATCTTCCATGGTACCAAGGAAAAGTGTTTTACGAAGTTTTCCCTGCTAGCTTTAAAGATTCAAACAATGATGACAGAGGTGATTTGAAAGGAGTTATTATGAAACTGGATTACATACAAAATCTTAATGTAGCTGCTATAAGATTAAATTACATATACCAGGCTAATGGTTATCCTGAGCACTATTACAATGTAACATCTCTAAAGAATATTGACAGTAGCATTGGAGACTTGGCAGATTTTGAACACCTAGTAACTGAAGTACATAATAGAAATATGTCTATCATCCTCGATATACCTGTGTGGTCACTGGCTTACCCtcattcttcttcaagtcataATGCTACTCAACTAAGATATTCAGATCCCACATCTGATGCCATTGACTTTTGGTCTCGAAAATATAATGTTGAtggattttatttgaaaaatttaGAAAGATATGTCAGTGACAATGACTTAGGTCAAACGCTAAAATTGTGGAAGCAAATTATTGGTTTTGACAAGATACTGATTGCCAGTGAAGAGGCTTATAATAAAGCTAAAGGTGATAATTTAAATGTCTTGTTGTCTAGAATCGATCTAATTGATGTGCACTTAGACCTCGGAAGAGGTATAAATGAGTTGAAAGATAAAattaaaagtgttataaatggGCCCCTGTGGGCTAAACCGCACTATCCTTGGGTACTTTGGAACATAGGTAATATTGATAGTCCAAGAGTCGCTACTGAAAACGATAAAAATGCTTTGGCACTCGCAGTACTCGAATTAATCTTGCCTGGCACAGTAAGCATTTTTTATGGAGATGAAATTGGTCTTGGGGATATGCCACATTACGAGGCGGAACAGGATTACCACGAGTACGAAAATGTGCGTAATTTGGTACAGATGAAATTCTCGAATAACGGAAATGaagataataatattatgcaAAAACACGTGCAATGGAACCCTGAGTCAGGTTTACAACCGAAATACGATTTCttacatataataaaacaattagTTAAATTGAGATTAAGGACGCCGACAATTTATTTAAGGTCCTTTTTCAAAGATGGCAATGTATTGAAGAACATGGAAATTCGTAATGTAACAGATGAAGCTGAGCAAAACCTTTTGATAATCGAAAGATGGTATCCACGGAGGAATACGtgcgtttttgttgccaatcttGGCAACAGCTCCATTACCACTGACTTGACCACGATGTACTACGGGGGCACCGTTATATCTGGCATCAACAGCTCATTGATAGGACAAGTTATGTACTTTGACCGGGTAACGTTTCCACCGAATTCTGCCATTGTCTTGAAGCTCGAAAAGTAA
- the LOC134792077 gene encoding protein expanded, whose protein sequence is MRALCSVRGPLGGETRALGAGARLLSLRVPGRAQPLHFVVEAKARVKELKALASTHAQLQGMTDTDFFGLAILQNGEYLFVDQESKLSKYAPKSWRSSHTHGLDANGKPLLELHLVIQFHIESPLLLQDEVGLHLYFLQLRHNVRTREGLPTEVLLLLTGLALQAEYGDADTYEDRDYFKVEDYATPSLTGDWVAAAMRACHREHRGLSKNDAEIRFIREVCLLPDTINSHRYRMKQTKSEPEPGTVWLLVTAKGIQILPDNGSIYNFIWSSIGKLSFDRKKFEIKTEEGKITLYSSSDEKCKYLFALCKESHQFSMKIAPKFNEIVKREEDERKVCYGYSKSLNLHHNQHNKNEQRISVISTTSSNTTSGIVSDRVQSEDELEIMIDSPPAPSTESLAFAHLLDSSNSYFLRNDSHNSHLLHKTTSLQLRKPKLHQSKSMDENESSKLDTTSEIVLNNLAETVSLPDQSISESKTDSPVNKSKCTGSQCSSSCSTVVMARAGLSTLSRASNTSSLELGFSHTAQNSMLSDNSTVGIDVEYSQDTESALYDGLGQPVTIAASSETSGVYTMGSSELTARSKLGIHSEGSRTEYESSHYDSYKPPEENDLAAFDSVSSILKNKAEPSHSTGPLRLQASLLDVDCVDGDAKFTNQKHDDKENIFRERSNSNVSAVSFHGDGSDPTDQKHNLLSASELSDLIVGRGVYPKSQSVSDTLDSVSDYVRLPLPFSGDSYIQGHEDTAPSDDNYPNGSFFDRPPTPPTRTDSRKVFNLSLPNILDIDRDQVMSSIPEKPPPPPYDYNHKTVPAHTSTNTKVPPAYPGSISSHGSFQNYAEKEEVAARVVTSKPMITILKAEAGDVNTPSERTFASPMVMEHRFQKSKRHQASSRRAGRSKLAQGINSLSPSREMPSHVVDANVLVAMMKLPPPPPPRRTRLPPPPPIARLPPPPPPHNPMFHQQLYSDVDYVYYPLQDPTISQQNYLDHKFSEPRVSNMHKSGLQYRSTPFLSTNMSTSSMYGSIQNLSDSYIQLPGNRSSWYSLTSRTSLSNYSVNLERPQKPIRTPEVSNFPRTKSDDNLLNPRDPPPIRSRRMPPPPPPPYEHKKKLSAPLREVNISNSGANVMSEISKVRDANGDLDIKTLREKSKNLDLPLIAALCNDRSLLKQTKAFGVPKLHKQTVSESERKCTKSVLNTTDNLELKNNNKQEGIARMSMTGTQKKILIRKPTDKLPALPSSDTHTPRALSNTYVMHPSVKVKKIQPSS, encoded by the exons ATGGAGAATACTTGTTTGTTGACCAAGAAAGTAAATTATCAAAATATGCACCAAAGAGCTGGAGGTCATCACACACACAC GGTTTGGACGCAAATGGGAAGCCACTCCTGGAATTACACCTTGTCATTCAATTCCACATCGAAAGTCCACTTCTGCTGCAAGACGAGGTCGGATTACATTTGTACTTCTTACAGTTGCGGCATAACGTCCGAACTAGAGAAGGATTGCCTACGGAAGTTCTTTTGTTACTCACCGGTTTGGCTTTGCAAGCAGAATATGGCGACGCGGACACTTACGAGGACCGAGACTACTTCAAAGTTGAGGATTATGCAACACCATCCCTGACAGGTGACTGGGTCGCCGCAGCTATGCGTGCGTGCCACCGCGAACACCGGGGACTTTCAAAGAATGACGCTGAGATTAGATTCATTCGAGAAGTCTGCCTGCTCCCCGACACTATCAACTCGCACAGATACAGAATGAAGCAAACTAAATCAGAACCCGAGCCGGGAACTGTTTGGCTCTTGGTGACAGCTAAAGGTATACAAATTTTACCCGATAATGGATCGATTTATAATTTCATATGGAGTTCTATTGGAAAACTAAGCTTTGATAGAAAAAAGTTTGAAATAAAAACGGAAGAAGGCAAAATAACCTTATATTCTTCTAGTGAcgaaaaatgtaaatatttgttCGCATTGTGCAAAGAGTCCCATCAGTTTTCTATGAAAATTGCACCCAAATTTAACGAAATTGTTAAAAGAGAAGAAGACGAACGAAAAGTATGTTACGGATATTCGAAATCGTTGAATCTTCATCACAATCAGCataataaaaacgaacaaagaATATCAGTAATATCAACAACAAGTTCAAACACTACATCAGGAATTGTCAGTGACAGAGTGCAATCTGAAGACGAATTAGAGATAATGATCGACTCGCCTCCCGCTCCATCCACAGAGAGTTTGGCATTTGCCCATTTATTAGATAGTTCAAACTCATATTTCCTACGAAACGATTCTCATAACAGCCATTTATTACACAAAACAACGTCATTACAGCTACGTAAACCGAAGTTACATCAATCTAAAAGTATGGATGAGAATGAATCGTCTAAATTAGATACTACTTCAGAAATTGTGTTAAATAATCTGGCCGAGACTGTTTCGCTACCCGATCAAAGCATAAGCGAGTCAAAAACCGATAGCCCTGTCAACAAATCAAAATGCACGGGATCGCAGTGTTCCTCATCTTGCAGTACGGTAGTTATGGCGCGAGCTGGCCTTAGTACATTGAGTAGAGCATCTAATACAAGCAGTTTAGAACTAGGCTTTAGCCATACAGCACAAAATTCAATGTTAAGTGATAACAGCACAGTTGGAATAGATGTGGAATATTCTCAAGATACCGAGTCAGCGCTGTACGATGGCTTGGGTCAGCCTGTGACAATAGCGGCCTCGAGCGAAACGAGTGGAGTTTACACAATGGGTAGTTCAGAGCTAACTGCACGATCAAAACTTGGGATCCATTCAGAAGGTAGTAGAACAGAGTATGAAAGTTCTCATTATGACAGTTACAAACCACCAGAAGAGAACGATCTTGCTGCCTTTGACAGTGTTTCgtcaatattaaaaaacaaagcCGAACCTAGTCACTCTACAGGACCTCTTAGATTACAGGCGTCTCTATTAGATGTTGATTGTGTTGATGGCGATGCAAAGTTTACAAATCAAAAGCATGATgacaaagaaaatatttttagggAACGATCTAACTCCAATGTCAGTGCCGTATCTTTTCATGGCGACGGCAGCGACCCTACAGACCAGAAACATAATTTACTTAGTGCTAGTGAATTAAGTGACTTAATAGTTGGACGTGGAGTATATCCTAAAAGCCAATCCGTCAGTGATACGTTAGACTCAGTATCAGATTATGTCAGGTTACCCCTGCCGTTTTCTGGTGACAGTTACATCCAAGGTCACGAAGATACTGCTCCATCTGATGATAACTACCCAAACGGTTCATTTTTCGACCGACCACCAACTCCGCCAACTAGAACTGATAGCAGAAAGGTTTTTAATTTATCTCTCCCGAACATATTGGACATAGACCGGGATCAAGTGATGTCATCCATACCTGAAAAACCTCCACCACCACCATACGACTATAATCACAAAACTGTTCCTGCGCACACATCTACAAACACAAAAGTTCCTCCTGCGTACCCCGGTTCTATAAGCAGTCATGGGTCTTTTCAAAATTACGCAGAAAAAGAAGAAGTAGCCGCTAGAGTTGTAACATCTAAGCCTATGATAACGATACTAAAAGCGGAAGCAGGAGATGTAAATACACCAAGCGAAAGAACCTTCGCTAGTCCTATGGTGATGGAACATAGATTTCAGAAATCGAAACGGCATCAAGCTTCCAGCCGTAGAGCCGGGCGGTCCAAGCTAGCTCAAGGAATTAACAGTCTATCCCCATCAAGAGAAATGCCCTCTCATGTAGTAGACGCTAATGTCCTGGTGGCAATGATGAAACTGCCGCCGCCGCCCCCACCCCGCCGCACCCGACTACCTCCGCCACCGCCTATAGCCCGCCTGCCTCCTCCGCCTCCACCACATAATCCCATGTTTCATCAACAGCTTTATAGCGACGTGGACTACGTTTACTATCCTTTACAAGACCCGACGATATCCCAACAAAACTACCTCGATCACAAATTTTCTGAACCCCGTGTTTCAAATATGCACAAGAGCGGTCTACAATATAGAAGTACGCCGTTTTTATCGACGAACATGTCGACGTCATCGATGTACGGATCCATACAGAATCTATCAGACTCTTATATTCAATTGCctggaaatcgttcaagttGGTATTCCTTAACATCCAGAACATCACTTAGTAATTACTCAGTTAACCTGGAACGTCCACAGAAACCGATCCGAACACCGGAAGTATCCAATTTCCCGCGAACCAAGTCGGACGACAACCTATTAAACCCGAGGGATCCGCCGCCCATTCGCTCGAGGCGTATGCCACCGCCGCCTCCGCCGCCctatgaacataaaaagaagcTCTCGGCGCCGCTTAGGGAAGTCAACATTTCTAACAGTGGCGCAAATGTGATGAGTGAAATTAGTAAAGTAAGAGACGCTAATGGTGATCTAGACATAAAAACTCTTcgggaaaaaagtaaaaatttagaTCTGCCACTGATCGCCGCGTTATGTAACGACCGGTCGTTATTAAAGCAGACAAAAGCATTTGGTGTTCCTAAGTTGCATAAACAAACAGTTAGTGAAAGTGAACGAAAGTGTACCAAGTCTGTTCTAAACACCACCGATAATCTAGAACTTAAGAATAACAACAAACAGGAAGGCATCGCAAGAATGTCAATGACAGGGACGCAAAAGAAAATTTTGATAAGAAAGCCGACAGACAAACTTCCCGCATTACCCAGTTCCGACACTCACACCCCTAGAGCATTGTCGAACACTTACGTAATGCATCCAAGTGTAAAAGTAAAGAAAATCCAACCCAGCTCATGA